A genomic region of Colletotrichum destructivum chromosome 1, complete sequence contains the following coding sequences:
- a CDS encoding Putative amidase, translated as MSVFFKDISTDNPVQKGDVEKLLEPLGLTIKPEESADYQRLLAAVHDCATRIDNLPDYQPVPDTKRYPRENVHLPTEEEQEFGHAWAYRFLIRGERTPGSSSVSLEGKTVCLKDCIAVAGVPQFFGSDAFPPWTPSTDATVVTRVLDAGADILGTATCEHFCNSTASFTSAQGTIENPYKHGYSTGGSTSGGAALVGSGKVDIALGTDQGGSIRVPASFCGCVGLKPTHGLVPFTGITSGDAIDDHAGPLCRSVTEVAQCLDAISGYDGIDDKSLGAASHGSYDFSAALQSSSGRLDGVKIGLLKEGFDQDIVDPRVRDHVLAAARKLESLGATVEEVSVPLHLEGPSIWTIQQRIAGSSGILGRASGRRGLGLTEFEKVRLPWADASFQKLFPSTKNTVINGLYLSDKFPGLYSKTVNIARQISDAYQKAFETYDAIITPTTPFVAPRHGSRESVLGSFEPTIGLTTNTAVFNVTGHPAMSIPVGFLPALDDAQVLLPVGMQIVGGLWQEKKVLNIGHAWETNFDWKNTKSNGAVIQPAPDSLATGTQTKVHGRTMPEVNGTTSPNLKRVKLSV; from the exons ATGTCTGTCTTCTTCAAGGACATCTCCAC GGATAATCCCGTGCAGAAGGGAGACGTCGAAAAACTCCTCGAGCCGCTCGGTCTGACCATCAAGCCTGAGGAGTCTGCCGACTACCAGAGGCTCCTCGCCGCGGTTCACGATTGCGCAACTCGTATCGACAACTTACCCGACTACCAGCCAGTCCCGGACACCAAGCGGTATCCCCGCGAAAACGTTCATCTTCCGACGGAAGAGGAGCAAGAATTCGGACATGCGTGGGCTTATCGATTCCTGATCAGAGGCGAACGCACCCCGGGCTCTTCGTCTGTTTCTCTGGAGGGGAAAACCGTGTGTCTGAAAGACTGTATCGCCGTTGCAGGCGTCCCTCAATTCTTCGGCAGTGACGCCTTTCCCCCATGGACTCCATCAACGGACGCAACGGTGGTGACACGCGTTTTGGATGCCGGGgccgacatcctcggcaCAGCAACCTGCGAGCATTTCTGCAATTCGACCGCGTCTTTCACCAGTGCCCAGGGAACCATTGAGAACCCGTACAAGCATGGCTATTCCACCGGAGGCAGCACATCTGGCGGTGCGGCTCTGGTGGGCTCTGGGAAGGTTGATATTGCTCTCGGTACCGATCAAGGCGGCAGCATCAGAGTCCCCGCCTCCTTTTGCGGTTGCGTCGGGCTGAAGCCGACCCATGGTCTGGTACCATTTACGGGTATCACGAGCGGtgacgccatcgacgatCATGCCGGGCCCTTGTGTCGATCAGTCACCGAAGTCGCACAGTGCCTGGATGCCATCTCGGGCTacgacggcatcgacgatAAGTCATTGGGGGCTGCTTCCCACGGTTCCTACGACTTTTCTGCCGCTCTTCAGTCATCTTCCGGTCGTTTGGACGGGGTGAAGATCGGCCTCTTGAAGGAGGGCTTCGACCAGGACATTGTCGACCCCAGAGTCAGGGACCACGTCCTTGCCGCTGCTCGGAAACTGGAATCACTGGGGGcgacggtcgaggaggtTTCTGTTCCTCTTCACTTGGAGGGGCCTTCAATATGGACCATTCAGCAGCGTATTGCCGGCTCCTCTGGTATCCTGGGAAGGGCCTCCGGACGAAGAGGCCTGGGCTTGACCGAGTTCGAAAAAGTACGACTCCCCTGGGCCGACGCGAGCTTCCAGAAGCTCTTCCCTTCGACCAAGAACACTGTCATCAACGGCCTTTACCTTTCCGACAAGTTCCCCGGGCTGTACAGCAAGACGGTGAACATTGCACGGCAGATCAGCGATGCCTATCAAAAGGCATTTGAGACCTacgacgccatcatcacGCCAACGACACCGTTTGTCGCGCCTCGGCACGGGTCCCGCGAGTCCGTTCTGGGCTCATTCGAACCCACGATTGGCTTGACAACAAACACTGCCGTCTTCAACGTCACAGGGCATCCCGCCATGTCGATACCTGTGGGATTTCTCCCTGCTCTGGATGACGCACAAGTCCTGTTGCCGGTGGGCATGCAGATTGTTGGCGGGCTGTGGCAAGAAAAGAAGGTGCTCAACATTGGGCACGCCTGGGAAACCAACTTCGACTGGAAGAACACCAAGAGCAACGGGGCCGTGATTCAACCCGCCCCGGACTCGTTGGCGACAGGAACTCAAACAAAAGTGCATGGAAGAACAATGCCCGAGGTAAACGGCACGACATCACCAAACCTCAAGCGAGTAAAGCTTTCGGTCTGA